From the Pseudomonadales bacterium genome, one window contains:
- a CDS encoding HAD hydrolase family protein, which yields MSDKLLQKIERIRLLALDVDGVLTDGRLYFLPDGGEIKVFNSLDGHGLKMLQRSGVTVALITGRSSTAVARRAAELGISHLHQGSEQKLPIFDGLLEQLGLDYSQAAFMGDDLPDLPLIRRAAVGMTVANAHPLVRQSADWQSTLAGGQGAVREACDLIMQTQGTLCRLLQAYE from the coding sequence TTGTCCGACAAGCTGTTGCAAAAAATCGAACGAATCCGGCTGCTGGCGTTGGATGTCGATGGCGTGCTCACCGATGGCCGGCTCTACTTTCTGCCCGATGGCGGCGAAATCAAGGTGTTCAACAGCCTCGATGGGCATGGCCTGAAGATGCTGCAACGCAGTGGAGTCACGGTGGCGCTGATCACCGGACGCAGTTCGACTGCGGTGGCGCGCCGTGCTGCCGAACTCGGCATCAGTCACCTCCATCAGGGCAGCGAACAGAAGTTGCCTATATTCGATGGGCTGCTGGAGCAGCTTGGGCTCGACTACAGCCAGGCAGCGTTCATGGGCGATGACCTGCCCGATCTGCCGCTGATCAGGCGGGCCGCAGTGGGGATGACCGTCGCCAATGCCCACCCGCTGGTGCGGCAAAGCGCCGACTGGCAGAGCACCCTGGCCGGTGGCCAGGGTGCGGTGCGCGAAGCGTGCGACCTGATCATGCAGACGCAGGGTACGCTCTGCCGGTTGCTGCAAGCCTACGAGTGA
- the lptA gene encoding lipopolysaccharide transport periplasmic protein LptA, which translates to MKKNLLSLRRLLLLSLLPWLPSTLLALSGDSRQPIEIVSDRAEFDDNSASAHYIGNVVVTQGSLRIEADDLLLISDKGSVTEVKASGTPARFHQQLDGQEPLMMEGEATSISYHAKSRQLELKGTAKLRQGERFFYGERIEYQLEKRLMRAFGGSEAKGEGKRVRLILPPPKDEATP; encoded by the coding sequence GTGAAAAAAAATCTGCTTTCGCTCCGGCGCCTTCTGCTGCTGTCACTGTTGCCATGGCTGCCCTCCACGCTGCTGGCGCTCAGTGGCGACAGCCGGCAGCCGATCGAAATCGTCTCCGACCGCGCCGAATTCGACGACAACAGCGCATCGGCGCATTACATCGGCAATGTGGTGGTGACACAGGGTTCGCTGCGCATCGAGGCCGACGATCTGCTCCTGATCAGTGACAAGGGCAGTGTCACCGAGGTCAAGGCCAGCGGCACCCCGGCCCGTTTTCATCAGCAGCTCGATGGCCAGGAGCCGTTGATGATGGAGGGTGAAGCCACCTCGATCAGCTACCATGCCAAGAGCCGCCAGCTTGAACTGAAAGGCACCGCCAAACTGCGGCAGGGTGAGCGGTTCTTCTATGGCGAGCGCATCGAATACCAGCTGGAGAAGCGGTTGATGCGCGCCTTTGGCGGCAGCGAGGCCAAGGGGGAGGGCAAGCGGGTCCGGTTGATCCTGCCGCCGCCCAAGGATGAGGCGACGCCATGA
- the mlaE gene encoding lipid asymmetry maintenance ABC transporter permease subunit MlaE, whose protein sequence is MALLQRLGRATLEFLVIWGRAGNLLLHSLAVWPSLQGLPLLVKQIHFVGVLSLVIILVSGLFIGMVLGLQGYTILSDYGTTSAVGQLVALSLTRELAPVVTALLFAGRAGSALTAEIGLMKATEQLASMEMIGVDPLRRIIAPRLLAGFISLPLLTMIFCMVGVWGGKLVAVDWLGLHAGTFWSTMQANVSFRDDVVNGLLKSLAFAFVVVWIAVVQGYECLPTSEGISRATTKTVVFSSLAVLGIDFILTAVMFGNL, encoded by the coding sequence ATGGCACTGCTGCAACGGCTCGGCCGTGCCACGCTCGAATTCCTGGTCATCTGGGGCCGTGCCGGCAACCTGCTGCTGCATTCGCTCGCGGTCTGGCCCAGCCTGCAGGGCCTGCCGCTGCTGGTGAAGCAGATCCACTTCGTCGGCGTGCTGTCGCTCGTCATCATCCTGGTCTCCGGGCTCTTCATCGGCATGGTGCTGGGGTTGCAGGGCTACACCATTCTTTCCGACTACGGCACCACCTCGGCAGTGGGGCAACTGGTGGCCCTGAGCCTGACCCGGGAACTGGCACCGGTGGTCACCGCACTGCTGTTCGCCGGACGTGCCGGTTCAGCGCTGACCGCCGAGATCGGCCTGATGAAGGCAACCGAACAGTTGGCCAGCATGGAGATGATCGGTGTCGACCCGTTGCGGCGCATCATCGCACCACGCCTGCTGGCCGGCTTCATCTCGCTGCCTCTGTTGACCATGATCTTCTGCATGGTCGGGGTCTGGGGCGGCAAACTGGTGGCGGTCGATTGGCTGGGACTGCATGCCGGCACCTTCTGGTCGACCATGCAGGCCAATGTCTCCTTCCGTGATGATGTGGTCAACGGCCTGCTCAAGAGTCTGGCCTTTGCTTTTGTGGTGGTCTGGATCGCGGTGGTGCAGGGCTATGAGTGCCTCCCCACTTCCGAGGGAATCAGCCGGGCCACCACCAAGACCGTGGTCTTCTCTTCGCTGGCAGTATTGGGGATCGACTTCATACTGACGGCAGTCATGTTCGGGAACCTCTAG
- a CDS encoding STAS domain-containing protein yields the protein MAVELLRDSDGSIQLIGQLDFDNVIECRRRGEQLLDDSASPVRISLARLERPSSIVVSLLLGWQRHALRQQKPLLFQSPPEALRQIITVCGLDELFAFDG from the coding sequence ATGGCGGTCGAACTCCTCCGCGACAGCGATGGCTCGATTCAGCTGATCGGCCAACTCGACTTCGACAATGTCATCGAGTGCCGTCGCCGCGGCGAGCAACTGCTGGATGATTCAGCCAGTCCGGTGCGAATCTCGCTGGCCCGACTGGAGCGGCCGAGCAGCATCGTGGTCTCGCTGCTGCTCGGCTGGCAGCGCCACGCACTGCGGCAACAGAAGCCACTGCTCTTTCAGTCTCCCCCCGAGGCATTGCGGCAGATCATCACTGTCTGCGGCCTCGACGAGCTGTTCGCATTCGACGGCTGA
- a CDS encoding RNA polymerase factor sigma-54, whose amino-acid sequence MKPSLQLKLGQSLTMTPQLQQAIRLLQLSTLDLHQEIQQALDSNPMLELVEDEDERRADESIDAYGEQTSAEADDSGDLDGAEFDSHGDDEWSEAIPEDLSIDTSWDEIYQSSGTGSSNPESDEDFESRNSVTESLQDHLRWQINLTHLSDVDRLIALNLIDGINPDGMLTTSIEDVQLSLARDQIEVDLDEIEAVLHLVQQLDPIGVGARTLAECLLLQLRQFPADTPWRKQAEKILTDHMAALGSRDYSQLMRLLKLTSEELGQVVQLIQQLNPRPGSIISSSQSEYIIPDVYTRKVRGEWVVELNPESMPRLRVNEHYAAMVRRADNGADNTFLRNNLQEARWFLKSLTSRNETLLKVARKIVEVQRGFLDHGAEAMKPLVLYDIAEAVGMHESTISRVTTQKFLHTPRGIFELKYFFSSHLETDSGGECSSTAIRAVIKKLISAESAKKPLSDSKITAILSQQGIKVARRTIAKYRESMGIAPSNERKQLP is encoded by the coding sequence ATGAAACCTTCGCTTCAGCTCAAGCTGGGTCAGAGCCTGACCATGACCCCGCAACTGCAGCAAGCGATTCGTCTTCTGCAGCTTTCGACCCTCGATCTCCATCAGGAGATTCAGCAGGCGCTCGACTCCAACCCGATGCTCGAACTGGTCGAGGATGAAGATGAACGGCGTGCCGATGAGTCGATCGACGCCTACGGTGAGCAGACTTCGGCCGAAGCGGACGACAGCGGCGACCTCGATGGGGCAGAGTTCGACAGTCACGGCGATGATGAGTGGAGCGAGGCGATTCCCGAAGATCTGTCGATCGACACCAGCTGGGACGAGATCTATCAGAGCAGCGGAACCGGTTCGTCCAATCCGGAGAGCGATGAGGATTTCGAGTCCCGCAACAGCGTCACCGAGAGCCTGCAGGACCACCTGCGCTGGCAGATCAACCTGACCCATCTCAGTGATGTCGATCGGCTGATCGCGCTGAATCTCATCGATGGCATCAATCCGGATGGGATGCTCACCACCTCGATCGAGGATGTACAGCTCAGCCTGGCGCGCGATCAGATCGAGGTCGATCTGGATGAGATCGAAGCGGTGCTGCATCTGGTGCAGCAGCTCGATCCAATCGGTGTCGGCGCACGCACGCTGGCCGAATGTCTGCTGCTGCAATTGCGCCAGTTTCCGGCCGACACCCCTTGGCGCAAGCAGGCCGAAAAGATCCTGACCGACCACATGGCTGCGCTCGGCAGCCGTGACTACAGCCAGCTGATGCGGCTGCTCAAGCTGACCAGTGAGGAGCTGGGCCAGGTGGTGCAGTTGATCCAGCAGCTCAATCCGCGTCCCGGCAGCATCATCTCCAGCAGCCAGTCGGAGTACATCATTCCCGATGTCTACACCCGCAAGGTGCGCGGAGAGTGGGTGGTCGAGCTCAATCCGGAAAGCATGCCGCGGTTGCGGGTCAACGAGCACTATGCCGCCATGGTGCGCCGCGCCGACAATGGTGCCGACAACACCTTTCTGCGCAACAACCTGCAGGAGGCGCGCTGGTTTCTGAAGAGCCTGACGAGTCGCAACGAGACGCTGCTGAAGGTGGCGCGCAAGATTGTCGAGGTGCAGCGCGGCTTTCTCGACCATGGCGCCGAGGCGATGAAACCGCTGGTGCTCTACGACATTGCCGAGGCGGTCGGCATGCATGAGTCGACCATCTCCCGCGTCACCACCCAGAAATTCCTGCACACGCCACGTGGCATTTTCGAGCTGAAATATTTCTTCTCCAGCCATCTGGAGACCGATTCGGGCGGGGAGTGCTCATCCACTGCGATCCGCGCCGTCATCAAAAAGCTGATCAGCGCTGAAAGTGCAAAAAAACCCTTGAGTGACAGCAAAATCACCGCCATCCTGTCGCAGCAGGGCATCAAGGTGGCGCGGCGTACCATCGCCAAGTACCGCGAATCGATGGGCATTGCCCCCTCCAACGAGCGCAAGCAGTTGCCCTGA
- the lptB gene encoding LPS export ABC transporter ATP-binding protein, giving the protein MTVAASEQARADSCLNVSHLCKRYQKRQVVRDVSLTLRSGEIVGLLGPNGAGKTTCFYMIIGLVRGDGGTITLDGQEITHLPMHRRARRGLGYLPQEPSVFRQMSVADNILAVLETRARLSRSEQRQRLDQLLDEFNIAHLRNELGMSLSGGERRRVEIARALAVEPRFMLLDEPFAGVDPISMSDIKAIVRQLQQRSIGVLITDHNVRETLDICERAYIVSDGGIIAEGDPAAIMQNRQVREVYLGKEFSL; this is encoded by the coding sequence ATGACAGTGGCCGCCAGCGAGCAGGCACGGGCCGACAGTTGTCTGAACGTCAGCCATCTGTGCAAGCGCTACCAGAAGCGACAGGTGGTGCGTGATGTCTCGTTGACGCTGCGCAGCGGCGAGATCGTTGGTCTGCTGGGGCCCAACGGTGCCGGCAAGACCACCTGCTTCTACATGATCATCGGCCTGGTGCGTGGTGATGGTGGCACCATCACCCTCGATGGTCAGGAGATCACCCATCTGCCGATGCATCGACGGGCACGCCGAGGCTTGGGCTATCTGCCCCAGGAGCCCTCGGTGTTCCGCCAGATGTCGGTGGCCGACAACATCCTGGCCGTGCTCGAGACCCGTGCCCGATTGAGCCGCTCCGAACAGCGCCAGCGGCTCGATCAGCTGCTGGATGAGTTCAACATCGCCCACTTGCGCAACGAGCTGGGCATGAGTCTGTCGGGCGGTGAGCGCCGGCGGGTGGAGATTGCCCGGGCGCTGGCGGTGGAGCCGCGCTTCATGCTGCTCGATGAACCCTTCGCCGGCGTCGATCCGATCTCGATGAGCGATATCAAGGCCATCGTGCGGCAGTTGCAGCAGCGTTCGATCGGCGTGCTGATCACCGATCACAACGTCCGCGAAACGCTCGATATCTGTGAACGGGCCTACATCGTCAGTGATGGCGGCATCATTGCCGAGGGTGATCCCGCGGCTATAATGCAGAACAGGCAGGTTCGTGAGGTTTATCTCGGCAAGGAGTTCAGTCTGTAG
- a CDS encoding KpsF/GutQ family sugar-phosphate isomerase translates to MKTDYRTFDFLGSARRTLTLESAALTALEARLDMAFVQACLLMLDCQGRVVVTGMGKSGHVANKISSTLASTGTPAFFVHPAEASHGDLGMITRQDVVLALSNSGTTAEVLAIVPLIKRMQARLISMTGDAASPLAKAAEVHLDVAVAQEACPLGLAPTASTTTALAMGDALAVALLEARGFTAEQFAFSHPGGSLGRRLLLKVEDLMHGDESVPRVTASTPLRDALAEISRCGFGLTSVVDGQGRMIGIFTDGDLRRVLDRGLDVRATSVAEVMTPKGAVVQPEQLAVDALQCMEARQIMALIVVDEERRPVGVLHMHDLVRSGVV, encoded by the coding sequence ATGAAAACCGATTACCGGACCTTTGACTTTCTCGGCTCTGCCCGCCGCACCCTGACGCTGGAGAGCGCCGCGCTGACCGCGCTGGAGGCGCGGCTCGACATGGCGTTCGTGCAGGCCTGCCTGCTGATGCTCGATTGTCAGGGACGGGTCGTCGTCACCGGCATGGGTAAATCGGGCCATGTCGCCAACAAGATCTCATCGACCCTGGCCAGCACCGGGACGCCGGCGTTCTTCGTGCATCCGGCCGAAGCCAGCCATGGTGACCTCGGCATGATCACCCGGCAGGATGTGGTGTTGGCGCTCTCCAACTCCGGCACCACCGCCGAGGTGCTGGCGATCGTGCCGCTGATCAAACGGATGCAGGCCCGCCTGATCAGCATGACCGGCGATGCCGCTTCGCCACTGGCCAAGGCTGCCGAGGTGCATCTGGATGTGGCGGTGGCGCAGGAGGCCTGTCCGCTCGGACTGGCCCCCACCGCCAGCACCACCACGGCGCTGGCGATGGGCGATGCCCTGGCGGTGGCCCTGCTCGAAGCACGCGGTTTCACCGCCGAGCAGTTTGCTTTCTCCCATCCCGGTGGCAGCCTTGGTCGCCGCCTGCTGCTGAAGGTCGAGGATCTGATGCATGGCGACGAATCAGTGCCCAGGGTCACGGCCTCGACCCCGCTGCGCGATGCGCTGGCCGAAATCAGCCGCTGTGGCTTTGGCCTGACCAGTGTGGTCGATGGGCAGGGCCGCATGATCGGCATCTTCACCGATGGCGATCTGCGTCGCGTGCTCGACCGCGGTCTCGACGTGCGTGCCACCTCGGTGGCCGAAGTGATGACGCCGAAGGGCGCCGTGGTCCAGCCGGAGCAACTGGCCGTGGATGCCTTGCAGTGCATGGAGGCGCGGCAGATCATGGCCCTGATCGTCGTCGATGAAGAGCGCCGTCCGGTCGGCGTGTTGCACATGCACGATCTGGTCCGCTCGGGTGTGGTATGA
- the raiA gene encoding ribosome-associated translation inhibitor RaiA, producing the protein MQINVSGHHVEVSPALHDYVTSKMNRIERHFEQITSIDVILSVEKQRQKAEATIRFSGGEIFADIESDDMYAAIDAMADKLDRQMIKHKEKSIGRHHGGSNR; encoded by the coding sequence ATGCAGATCAATGTCAGTGGCCACCACGTCGAAGTCTCACCCGCGCTGCATGATTACGTCACCAGCAAGATGAACCGGATCGAACGCCATTTCGAACAGATCACCAGCATCGATGTGATCCTATCGGTCGAGAAGCAGCGGCAGAAGGCCGAGGCGACCATCCGCTTTTCCGGTGGCGAGATCTTTGCCGACATCGAGTCGGATGACATGTATGCGGCCATCGATGCGATGGCCGACAAGCTCGATCGGCAGATGATCAAGCACAAGGAGAAGTCGATTGGCCGCCACCATGGTGGTTCGAATCGATAA
- a CDS encoding MBL fold metallo-hydrolase, whose protein sequence is MRTSAQLRPADWSHSETIYQDQDHRFIWLGWEEEEDEGMVQTNQYLIIHKGEGILLDPGGVQVFPRVIGNVAQHIDIARIRHIFFTHQDPDVSGGIALWAGATPAQIHLSKLWGRFVPHLGQVDESRFTSVDDRGGVIALPGMELQLIPSHFMHSVGCLSLWDPRARILFSGDVGTAVFPPNDRYLRVENFDRHRQRMEGFHRRYMVSQSVCRRWVGMVRRLEPQIIAPQHGAIFPAPAIAPFLSWLENLRCGIDLLDDWYGAA, encoded by the coding sequence ATGCGAACAAGCGCGCAGTTGCGACCGGCAGACTGGAGCCACTCCGAAACCATCTATCAGGATCAGGATCACCGCTTCATCTGGCTCGGCTGGGAGGAGGAAGAGGATGAAGGGATGGTGCAGACCAACCAGTATCTGATCATCCACAAGGGTGAGGGGATCCTGCTCGATCCGGGCGGGGTGCAGGTCTTTCCGCGGGTGATCGGCAATGTGGCGCAACACATCGATATCGCCAGGATTCGCCACATCTTTTTCACCCATCAGGATCCCGATGTCTCCGGTGGCATCGCCCTGTGGGCCGGCGCCACTCCAGCCCAGATCCATCTCTCCAAGCTGTGGGGAAGGTTCGTCCCGCACCTGGGCCAAGTCGACGAGAGCCGCTTCACCTCGGTCGATGACCGGGGTGGCGTCATCGCACTGCCGGGCATGGAGTTGCAGTTGATCCCCTCGCACTTCATGCACTCGGTCGGTTGTCTCAGCCTGTGGGATCCCCGCGCGAGGATTCTCTTCTCCGGCGATGTCGGCACCGCGGTCTTCCCGCCGAACGACCGCTACCTGCGGGTGGAGAACTTCGATCGCCACCGCCAGCGCATGGAAGGTTTTCATCGCCGCTACATGGTCAGTCAGAGTGTCTGCCGCCGCTGGGTCGGCATGGTACGACGCCTTGAGCCGCAGATCATCGCCCCCCAGCATGGCGCCATCTTCCCGGCACCCGCCATTGCGCCCTTTCTGTCATGGCTTGAGAACCTGCGCTGCGGCATCGACCTGCTCGACGACTGGTATGGGGCTGCATGA
- the mlaD gene encoding outer membrane lipid asymmetry maintenance protein MlaD → MQTRTLEILVGLFLLLGAAALTGLALRVSGLSLTAPEATYTLYADFQNIGGLKVRAPVTVAGVEIGSVTAITLDQQRYVGHVTMQINASVNALPVDSAAMILTQGMLGQQYIGISIGAEEKMLSDGNRFKSTQSALVLEDLIGKFLTSSIDKSGSK, encoded by the coding sequence ATGCAGACACGTACTCTTGAAATCCTGGTCGGACTCTTTCTGCTGCTCGGCGCCGCGGCCTTGACGGGTCTGGCGCTGCGGGTCAGCGGGCTGTCACTGACCGCTCCCGAGGCCACCTACACCCTCTACGCCGACTTTCAGAACATCGGCGGCCTCAAGGTGCGTGCCCCGGTCACCGTGGCCGGCGTCGAGATCGGCAGCGTGACCGCCATCACCCTCGATCAGCAGCGCTATGTCGGCCATGTCACCATGCAGATCAACGCCAGCGTCAACGCATTGCCCGTCGACAGCGCTGCGATGATCCTCACCCAGGGCATGCTCGGACAGCAGTACATCGGCATCTCGATCGGTGCCGAAGAGAAGATGCTGAGCGATGGCAATCGCTTCAAGAGCACCCAGTCGGCCTTGGTGCTCGAGGATCTGATCGGCAAGTTCCTCACCAGCTCAATCGACAAGAGCGGCTCGAAGTGA
- a CDS encoding ABC transporter substrate-binding protein encodes MTRPRPHSNFQRGINAMIRHLLLALLLLLPWSGPVLAAEPPPDQVIQQITDRMIALILQEKSRFDREPQHFYQAIDQLMTPASDFDRIAKGVMGKYYRQASDAQRKRFAGVFKERMLQTYAKAFMNFDNQKIVVLPYRPQPGDEPGQASVMMEVHGHDGTIYPVAYSMFLDDARQWRVQNVIVNGINLGLTFRSQFASSMDQKQNIDQVIDGWSAELDEVNKVTRKG; translated from the coding sequence GTGACCCGCCCCAGACCGCACTCCAATTTTCAGCGTGGAATCAATGCGATGATTCGTCACCTGCTGCTCGCCCTCCTGCTGCTGTTACCCTGGTCCGGTCCGGTTTTGGCCGCCGAACCCCCACCGGATCAGGTGATCCAGCAGATCACCGACCGCATGATCGCGCTGATCCTGCAGGAGAAGTCCCGTTTCGACCGCGAACCGCAGCACTTTTATCAGGCCATCGATCAACTGATGACGCCGGCATCGGATTTCGATCGCATTGCCAAGGGAGTGATGGGCAAATATTACCGCCAGGCCAGCGATGCGCAGCGCAAGCGCTTCGCCGGGGTGTTCAAGGAGCGGATGCTCCAGACCTATGCCAAGGCCTTCATGAACTTCGACAACCAGAAGATCGTGGTGCTGCCCTATCGGCCGCAGCCGGGCGACGAGCCGGGTCAGGCCAGCGTCATGATGGAGGTCCATGGCCACGATGGGACCATCTATCCGGTCGCCTACTCGATGTTCCTCGACGATGCCCGACAGTGGCGGGTGCAGAATGTGATCGTCAATGGCATCAACCTCGGCCTCACCTTCCGCAGTCAGTTTGCCAGCTCGATGGATCAGAAGCAGAACATCGATCAGGTGATCGATGGCTGGTCGGCCGAGCTGGACGAGGTCAACAAAGTGACCAGGAAAGGCTGA
- a CDS encoding ATP-binding cassette domain-containing protein, with product MARTTDNFVEIRNLTFRRGSRAIFDNVDFDIRRGAITAVMGPSGCGKTTLLRLIGAQLRPDAGAIRVDGEDIARLNRRRLFEVRRKMGMLFQSGALFTDLSLYENVAFPLRAHTRLPEEMIRDLVLMKLHAVGLRGARDLMPAELSGGMARRAALARAIALDPAMIMYDEPFAGQDPISMGVLVELIKLLNHALGITSVIVSHDLVETMEIADYIYVIANGKIIGQGRPDELKNSDSALVRQFLTGSPDGPIAFHYPAPDYRTDLLGGQPW from the coding sequence ATGGCCAGGACCACCGACAACTTCGTCGAGATTCGCAATCTGACCTTTCGTCGCGGCAGCCGTGCGATCTTCGACAATGTCGATTTCGACATCCGCCGCGGCGCCATCACCGCCGTCATGGGACCGAGTGGCTGCGGCAAGACCACGCTGCTGCGGCTGATCGGCGCACAGCTGCGGCCCGATGCCGGCGCCATCCGTGTCGATGGCGAGGACATCGCCAGACTGAACCGCCGCCGGCTGTTCGAGGTGCGGCGCAAGATGGGCATGCTGTTCCAGAGCGGCGCCCTCTTCACCGACCTTTCGCTCTATGAGAATGTCGCCTTTCCGCTGCGCGCCCACACCCGGCTGCCCGAAGAGATGATTCGCGACCTGGTACTGATGAAACTGCATGCGGTGGGTCTGCGCGGTGCCCGCGACCTGATGCCGGCCGAACTGTCAGGCGGCATGGCGCGCCGGGCAGCGCTGGCGCGGGCGATTGCGCTCGACCCGGCGATGATCATGTACGACGAACCCTTTGCCGGACAGGATCCGATCTCGATGGGGGTGTTGGTCGAACTGATCAAACTGCTCAACCATGCACTGGGCATCACCAGCGTGATCGTCTCCCACGATCTGGTCGAAACCATGGAGATTGCCGACTACATCTACGTGATCGCCAACGGCAAGATCATCGGTCAGGGCCGTCCGGACGAACTTAAGAACAGCGACTCTGCGCTGGTGCGGCAGTTCCTGACCGGTTCGCCGGATGGCCCGATCGCGTTTCACTATCCGGCCCCCGACTATCGAACCGACCTGCTCGGGGGGCAGCCATGGTGA
- the lptC gene encoding LPS export ABC transporter periplasmic protein LptC: MTTPMRANTWWIGCILLLCGGLLLKVSLDMDASRQRGGLVDDNQPDFFMARAATRIYDEEGRVAYLLSAERWSHVRGEPGISLAQPNLIAHRTESSQRWQAQAERGYWVESDGVLTLDQAVTFELWAQQRRLQQLLTPHMQIDYRRRTAHTDAPVRLLAEQGEMSGNGIDIDLVAGKAVLPSQVRGHYLPSQPGASK, encoded by the coding sequence GTGACCACTCCCATGCGTGCCAACACCTGGTGGATCGGTTGCATTCTGCTGCTGTGTGGCGGGCTGCTGCTGAAGGTCTCGCTCGACATGGATGCTTCCCGGCAACGTGGCGGTCTGGTCGATGACAACCAGCCCGATTTTTTCATGGCCCGGGCTGCCACCCGCATCTACGATGAAGAGGGCCGTGTGGCTTACCTGCTCAGTGCCGAGCGCTGGAGTCATGTTCGCGGCGAGCCTGGCATATCGCTTGCGCAGCCGAATCTGATCGCCCATCGAACCGAGTCATCGCAGCGCTGGCAGGCACAGGCCGAGCGCGGCTACTGGGTCGAGAGCGATGGTGTGTTGACCCTCGATCAGGCCGTCACTTTTGAGTTGTGGGCGCAGCAACGGCGGTTGCAACAGCTGCTCACGCCGCACATGCAGATCGACTACCGGCGGCGCACCGCCCATACCGATGCGCCGGTCAGGCTGCTGGCCGAGCAGGGTGAAATGAGTGGCAATGGCATCGACATCGATCTGGTTGCCGGCAAGGCCGTGTTGCCGAGTCAGGTGCGGGGGCACTATCTTCCCAGTCAACCAGGAGCATCGAAGTGA
- the rapZ gene encoding RNase adapter RapZ, with amino-acid sequence MDTRTRLVIISGRSGSGKSTALHVLEDLGFYAIDNLPASLLNTLAAGVAAGQYAEQRRIAVSIDARNVPGDLSRLPEILEEVSGITLTPQILFLDADDQTLLQRFSETRRRHPLTGPHLPLTEAIGRERELLRPVAALADVTLDTSRLSLHDLRDLIRRRFSTTEGENFSLLFESFGFKKGTPADADFVFDVRALPNPYWHTALRVHDGREPPVIEFLEAQPEVRQMLDDIGTFLDRWLPRFLASGRSYVTVALGCTGGQHRSVYLCERLAERFCGRFPTVLLRHRELSNAREPVQVAVASEPETG; translated from the coding sequence ATGGACACCCGCACCCGACTCGTCATCATCAGTGGCCGTTCCGGCTCGGGCAAGAGTACGGCGCTGCATGTGCTCGAGGATCTCGGTTTCTATGCCATCGACAACCTGCCGGCCAGTCTGCTGAACACCTTGGCTGCGGGGGTCGCTGCCGGTCAGTATGCCGAGCAGCGGCGCATCGCGGTCAGCATCGATGCCCGCAATGTACCGGGTGACCTGTCGCGGTTGCCGGAGATCCTCGAGGAGGTCAGCGGCATCACGCTGACGCCGCAGATCCTGTTTCTCGATGCCGACGACCAGACGCTGTTGCAGCGGTTCAGCGAGACCCGCCGCCGCCATCCGCTGACCGGCCCCCACCTGCCGCTGACGGAAGCGATCGGTCGCGAGCGTGAACTGCTGCGGCCGGTGGCGGCACTGGCCGATGTCACCCTCGACACCAGCCGTCTCAGCCTGCATGACCTGCGCGATCTGATCCGCCGCCGTTTCTCGACCACCGAAGGGGAGAACTTCTCGCTGCTGTTTGAATCCTTCGGCTTCAAGAAGGGAACACCGGCCGATGCCGATTTCGTCTTCGATGTCCGCGCGCTGCCCAACCCCTACTGGCACACTGCGCTGCGCGTCCATGATGGGCGTGAGCCGCCGGTGATCGAATTCCTGGAGGCCCAGCCCGAAGTGCGGCAGATGCTCGATGACATCGGCACTTTTCTCGACCGCTGGCTGCCGCGCTTTCTGGCCAGTGGTCGCAGCTATGTGACCGTGGCCCTCGGCTGCACCGGTGGGCAGCACCGCTCGGTCTACCTGTGTGAACGGCTGGCCGAACGGTTCTGCGGTCGATTCCCCACGGTCCTGCTGCGCCACCGCGAGCTGAGCAACGCACGCGAGCCGGTGCAGGTCGCGGTGGCATCGGAGCCTGAAACCGGCTAA